A single region of the Serinus canaria isolate serCan28SL12 chromosome 1, serCan2020, whole genome shotgun sequence genome encodes:
- the SERPINH1 gene encoding serpin H1, producing the protein MWIIVGLALLGLAAAVPSEDRKLSDKATTLAERSTTLAFNLYHAMAKDKDMENILLSPVVVASSLGLVSLGGKATTASQAKAVLSADKLNDEYVHSGLAELLSEVSNSTARNVTWKIGNRLYGPASITFTEDFVKNSKKHYNYEHSKINFRDKRSALKSINEWAAQTTDGKLPEVTKDVEKTDGALIVNAMFFKPHWDEKFHHKMVDNRGFMVTRSYTVGVPMMHRTGLYNYYDDEAEKLQVVEMPLAHKLSSMIFIMPNHVEPLERVEKLLNKEQLKTWTGKMKKRSVAISLPKVVLEVSHDLQKHLGGLGLTEAIDKTKADLSKISGKKDLYLSNVFHAAALEWDTEGNPYDADIYGREEMRNPKLFYADHPFIFMIKDTKTNSILFIGRLVRPKGDKMRDEL; encoded by the exons ATGTGGATTATCGTGgggctggccctcctgggcCTCGCTGCGGCCGTGCCCTCGGAGGACAGGAAGCTGAGCGACAAGGCCACCACGCTGGCCGAGCGCAGCACCACGCTGGCCTTCAACCTCTACCACGCCATGGCCAAAGACAAGGACATGGAGAACATCCTGCTGTCCCCCGTGGTCGTGGCCTCGTCCCTGGGGCTGGTGTCGCTGGGGGGCAAGGCCACGACGGCCTCGCAGGCCAAGGCGGTGCTGAGCGCCGACAAGCTGAACGACGAGTACGTGCACAGCGGGCTGGCCGAGCTCCTCAGCGAGGTCAGCAACAGCACCGCCCGCAACGTCACCTGGAAGATCGGCAACCGCCTCTACGGCCCCGCCTCCATCACCTTCACCGAGGACTTTGTCAAGAACAGCAAGAAGCACTACAACTATGAGCACTCCAAGATCAACTTCCGAGACAAGAGGAGCGCCCTCAAGTCCATCAACGAGTGGGCAGCACAGACCACGGATGGGAAACTCCCGGAGGTCACCAAAGATGTGGAGAAAACTGATGGGGCCCTCATTGTCAACGCCATGTTCTTCAAGC ctcacTGGGATGAGAAGTTCCATCATAAGATGGTGGACAACCGTGGCTTCATGGTGACCCGTTCCTACACCGTGGGTGTGCCCATGATGCACCGCACAG GTCTCTACAATTACTATGATGATGAGGCAGAGAAGCTCCAGGTGGTAGAGATGCCACTGGCTCACAAGCTCTCCAGCATGATCTTCATCATGCCAAACCACGTGGAGCCCCTGGAGAGAGTGGAGAAACTGCTGAACAAGGAGCAGCTCAAGACATGGACTGGCAAGATGAAGAAGAGATCAGTGGCCATCTCGCTGCCAAAAGTCGTCCTAGAAGTGAGCCACGACCTGCAG AAACACTTGGGTGGTCTGGGCCTGACAGAAGCCATTGACAAAACCAAGGCTGACTTGTCCAAGATCTCCGGCAAGAAAGACCTTTACCTGTCCAACGTGTTCCATGCCGCGGCTCTGGAGTGGGACACGGAAGGGAACCCCTACGACGCCGACATCTATGGCCGAGAGGAGATGAGGAACCCCAAACTCTTCTACGCTGACCACCCCTTCATCTTCATGATCAAGGACACTAAA